A single region of the Pseudomonas sp. VD-NE ins genome encodes:
- a CDS encoding phosphate ABC transporter substrate-binding protein PstS yields MKLKRLMAAMTFVAAGVATANAFAAVDPAIPSYTKTTGVSGNLSSVGSDTLANLMTLWAENYKKEYPNVNIQIQAAGSATAPPALTEGTSNLGPMSRKMKDTELAAFEQKYGYKPTAIPVAVDALAVFVHKDNPIQHLTMEQVDAIFSSTRLCGAKADVKTWGDLGVTGDLANKPVQLFGRNSVSGTYGYFKEEALCKGDYKPNVNEQPGSASVVQSISSSLNGIGYSGIGYKTASVKTVALSKKGSTDFIEDTEENALNGKYPLSRFLYVYVNKAPNKPLAPLEAEFVKLVLSKQGQEVVVKDGYIPLPAKVAAKALADLGLQEGGAEVAKK; encoded by the coding sequence ATGAAACTGAAGCGTTTGATGGCGGCAATGACTTTTGTCGCTGCTGGCGTTGCGACTGCCAACGCGTTCGCCGCTGTTGACCCTGCTATCCCGAGCTACACCAAGACCACTGGTGTGTCGGGCAACCTGTCCAGCGTCGGCTCCGATACCCTGGCCAACCTCATGACCCTCTGGGCTGAGAACTACAAAAAAGAATACCCGAACGTCAACATCCAGATTCAGGCCGCTGGCTCCGCCACTGCGCCACCTGCGCTGACTGAAGGCACCTCCAACCTGGGCCCGATGAGCCGCAAGATGAAGGACACCGAACTGGCGGCCTTCGAGCAGAAGTACGGCTACAAGCCAACCGCTATCCCGGTTGCCGTGGATGCCCTGGCCGTTTTCGTACACAAGGACAACCCGATCCAGCATCTGACCATGGAACAGGTTGATGCGATCTTCTCGTCGACCCGTCTGTGCGGCGCCAAAGCCGACGTGAAAACCTGGGGCGACCTGGGCGTGACCGGCGACCTGGCCAACAAGCCAGTACAACTGTTCGGTCGTAACTCGGTATCCGGCACCTACGGCTACTTCAAAGAAGAAGCCCTGTGCAAAGGCGACTACAAACCGAACGTCAACGAACAACCAGGTTCGGCGTCGGTTGTGCAGTCGATCAGCTCCTCGCTGAACGGCATCGGTTACTCGGGCATCGGCTACAAAACCGCTAGCGTGAAAACCGTTGCGCTGTCGAAGAAGGGCAGCACTGACTTCATCGAAGACACCGAAGAAAACGCCCTGAACGGCAAATACCCGCTGTCGCGTTTCCTCTACGTGTACGTCAACAAAGCCCCGAACAAGCCTCTGGCTCCGCTGGAAGCTGAGTTCGTGAAACTGGTGCTGTCGAAGCAGGGCCAGGAAGTGGTAGTGAAAGACGGCTACATCCCACTGCCAGCCAAGGTTGCTGCAAAAGCACTGGCTGACCTGGGTCTGCAGGAAGGCGGCGCTGAAGTCGCAAAAAAGTAA
- a CDS encoding ABC transporter permease subunit: protein MNDLANSHMTTNPPKRIDFNTPELQRKRRIRALKDRFTRWYVLVGGLAVLAAITLIFFFLAYVVAPLFQGADLTAKDSITPAWMQDAGKPLMISLEEQNQVAMRVSDKGQALFFDIDSGAELKRVDLPVPAGATVTSIGEDQPGHPLVAVGLSNGQALVFRHTYKVSYPDGKKTISPAIEYPYGEAPIALNEAGGALEHVSLNATDTTLMLVGSTGSQLNVLSLTSEENMMTGEVTNEQKRIDLPQMTEPVKNIFVDPRQQWLYVVNGRAQADVFSLRDKSLNGRYKLLENADAEVTATTQLVGGISLIVGDSKGGLAQWFMARDTDGELRLKQIRTFQMGTTPIVEITAEERRKGFLALDASGKLGVFHSTAHRTLLVDQVVEGQGLFGLSPRANRVIVEADGKLQPLLLDNPHPEVSWSALWSKVWYENYDEPKYVWQSTAANTDFEPKLSLSPLTFGTLKAAFYAMLLAAPLAVAAAIYTAYFMAPGMRRKVKPVIELMEAMPTVILGFFAGLFLAPYVEGHLPGIFSLLMLLPIGILVAGFTFSRLPESIRLKVPDGWESALLIPVILFVGWLSLYMSPFMENWFFGGDMRMWISHDLGITYDQRNALVVGLAMGFAVIPNIYSIAEDAVFSVPRGLTLGSLALGATPWQTMTRVVILTASPGIFSALMIGMGRAVGETMIVLMATGNTPVMEMNLFEGLRTLAANVAVEMPESEVGGSHYRVLFLSALVLLLFTFVMNTLAELIRQRLRKKYSSL, encoded by the coding sequence ATGAATGATCTGGCCAATTCCCACATGACTACTAATCCTCCCAAGCGCATTGATTTCAATACGCCTGAGCTGCAACGCAAGCGCCGCATTCGCGCGCTCAAGGATCGCTTCACCCGCTGGTACGTCCTCGTTGGCGGTCTCGCGGTGCTGGCAGCCATCACCCTGATCTTCTTCTTCCTCGCCTACGTGGTTGCGCCGCTGTTCCAGGGTGCCGACCTGACCGCGAAAGACTCGATCACCCCAGCCTGGATGCAGGATGCCGGCAAGCCGCTGATGATTTCGCTCGAAGAGCAGAATCAGGTGGCCATGCGCGTTTCCGACAAGGGCCAGGCATTGTTCTTTGATATCGACAGTGGCGCTGAGCTGAAGCGCGTCGATCTGCCGGTGCCTGCCGGTGCCACCGTGACCTCCATTGGTGAAGACCAGCCGGGCCATCCGCTGGTAGCCGTGGGCCTGTCCAACGGTCAGGCGCTGGTGTTCCGCCACACCTATAAAGTCAGCTACCCCGATGGCAAGAAAACCATCAGCCCGGCCATCGAGTATCCATATGGTGAGGCACCGATCGCGCTGAACGAAGCCGGCGGCGCGCTGGAGCATGTCAGCCTGAATGCCACCGACACGACGCTGATGCTGGTCGGTTCGACCGGGTCGCAACTCAATGTGCTGTCGCTGACCAGCGAAGAAAACATGATGACCGGTGAAGTCACCAACGAGCAGAAGCGTATCGATCTGCCGCAGATGACCGAGCCGGTGAAAAACATCTTCGTCGACCCGCGCCAACAGTGGCTGTACGTGGTCAACGGTCGCGCTCAGGCCGACGTCTTCAGCCTGCGCGACAAGAGCCTCAACGGTCGCTACAAACTGCTGGAAAACGCTGACGCCGAAGTCACCGCGACCACACAACTGGTCGGTGGTATCTCGCTGATCGTCGGCGACTCCAAGGGTGGTCTGGCCCAATGGTTCATGGCCCGAGACACCGATGGCGAGCTACGCCTGAAGCAGATTCGTACCTTCCAGATGGGCACCACGCCGATCGTTGAAATTACTGCCGAAGAGCGTCGCAAGGGCTTCCTTGCTCTGGATGCCAGCGGCAAGCTCGGCGTGTTCCACAGCACCGCGCACCGCACCTTGCTGGTCGATCAAGTGGTAGAAGGCCAAGGCCTGTTCGGTCTGTCGCCACGCGCAAACCGTGTGATCGTCGAAGCCGACGGCAAGCTGCAACCGTTGCTGCTCGACAACCCGCACCCGGAAGTATCCTGGAGCGCGCTGTGGAGCAAGGTCTGGTACGAGAACTACGACGAGCCTAAATACGTCTGGCAATCGACTGCGGCCAACACCGATTTCGAACCGAAACTGAGCCTCTCGCCACTGACCTTCGGCACCCTGAAAGCTGCGTTCTACGCAATGTTGCTGGCGGCGCCACTGGCCGTTGCTGCGGCGATCTACACCGCCTACTTCATGGCTCCGGGCATGCGCCGCAAGGTCAAACCGGTGATCGAGCTGATGGAAGCGATGCCGACGGTGATCCTCGGTTTCTTCGCCGGCCTGTTCCTCGCGCCGTATGTCGAAGGGCATCTGCCGGGCATCTTCAGCCTGTTGATGTTGCTGCCGATCGGCATTCTGGTCGCCGGTTTCACCTTCAGCCGCCTGCCTGAATCGATCCGCCTGAAAGTCCCGGACGGTTGGGAAAGTGCGCTGCTGATTCCGGTGATCCTGTTCGTGGGCTGGCTGTCGCTGTACATGAGCCCGTTCATGGAGAACTGGTTCTTCGGCGGTGACATGCGCATGTGGATCTCCCACGACCTGGGCATCACCTATGACCAGCGCAACGCTCTGGTGGTCGGTCTGGCCATGGGCTTTGCGGTGATCCCGAACATCTACTCGATCGCTGAAGACGCCGTGTTCAGTGTGCCGCGCGGCCTGACCCTTGGCTCGCTGGCGCTGGGTGCCACGCCGTGGCAGACCATGACTCGCGTGGTGATCCTGACTGCTAGTCCGGGGATCTTCTCGGCGCTGATGATCGGCATGGGCCGTGCGGTCGGCGAAACCATGATCGTGCTGATGGCCACCGGTAACACCCCGGTCATGGAAATGAACCTGTTCGAAGGCCTGCGCACCCTGGCCGCCAACGTCGCGGTGGAAATGCCCGAGTCGGAAGTCGGCGGCAGCCACTACCGCGTGCTGTTCCTCTCGGCGCTGGTGCTGCTGTTGTTCACCTTCGTCATGAACACCCTGGCAGAACTGATTCGTCAGCGTCTGCGCAAGAAATACTCGTCGCTTTAA